GCTGAAGTAAGCAAGGATCCTAATGCATTTGTGGATTTTAAAATTCCATGGAACTTTACTTTCTCTTACCGTTTTGACTACTCCAGACAGGCAACTGGTTTGTTACCGACAGCAACAAATACGCTAAACTTTAATGGGGATTTTAACGTTACCCCTAAGTGGAAAGTACAGTTTACTTCTGGTTATGATTTTAAAAGTGCGGGTTTGTCACCTACTTCATTTGCGATATACAGAGATTTACATTGCTGGGATATGAGTATCAACTGGATTCCTATTGGCCCTTATAGAAGTTATAATTTGACAATTAAGGTAAAAGCTTCAATTTTACAGGATTTGAAGTTGAGCAAGCAACAAGCTTATTATACACGTTTTTAACGAATTTTTATGTTAGCTGAGATTATTACGATTGGCGATGAAATATTAATCGGCCAGATTGTGGATACAAATTCTGCATGGATGGCCAAACAACTGAATGCTGCGGGCATTAAAGTGAAACAAATAACCTCGGTGTCTGATGATGCTGAGCATATTATAGAGGCGCTGGGACAGGCAGAGCAAAGAGCGAAGATCATTTTAATTACTGGTGGATTAGGCCCGACCAAGGACGATATTACCAAATATACACTGGCGAAATACTTTAATATGGGTATGCGCCGTGATGCTGGTGTACTGGCCCAGGTGGAAGAGATTTTCAGACGTTTTAACCGGCCGATGATTGAATCAAATATCAAACAGGCTGATGTGCCTGATGGTTGTACGGTAATCCCAAATAAAAATGGAACGGCTCCTTGTATGTGGTTTGAGCGTGAGGGGACAATCTTTGTTTCTATGCCAGGTGTGCCTTTCGAAATGATGTATTTAATGGATGAAGAAATCCTGCCAAGATTGAAGCAGGCTTTTGAATTGCCTTTTATTTATCACAAAACAATCCTTACTGCAAATTTAGGGGAGTCTTTTCTGGCACAGCAGATTGAGGAAATTGAAGATAGTTTACCTCCTTCTATTAAGCTTGCTTATTTACCGAAACTCGGACAGGTAAGACTAAGGTTAAGTACATCTGGTACTGATGAGGCTCAGTTGAAGCAGGAGGTAGAGGTTTATGCGCAGCGGATTATTGCAAAGATCAAGCCTTATATTGTTGCTGAAGATGATATTGCCATTGAGAAGGCTATTCTTGATCTTATGGACAAAAGAGGATTGACGCTTTCTACTGCGGAGAGTTGTACGGGTGGATATATTGCGCAGTTAATTACGCAGCATCCGGGCTGTTCTTCTGTTTATGCGGGCGGCGCAGTTGTTTATTCTTATGAATTAAAGCAATCTGTTTTAGGTGTAAAAGCGGATACACTGGCAAAATATGGTGCGGTTAGTGAACAAACTGTAAAAGAAATGGCTGCTGGTGCAATTACTCATTTTAATACGGACTATAGTGTAGCGGTAAGCGGTATCGCCGGACCTGATGGCGGAACCGTTGATAAACCAGTCGGAACTGTCTGGATAGCAGTGGCAAACAAGAATGGGGTAGTAGCTAAGTTATTTACTTTTGGAAGTAAAAGGGCACAGAATATTGAGCGTTCAGCTATAGCTGCATTAACAATGATTTTGAATCTGCTGAAAGAAGATAACAATTAACTGCAAAAAAGCCTTACTTTTGCATCCGATAGGAAATACCAAATTTACTGTAAACTAAATGGCACAATACGAATTATTATTACCTAAAATGGGAGAAAGTGTTGCAGAAGCAACCGTCATCAAATGGTTAAAACAACCTGGTGATATGATCAGTTTGGATGATACCCTGTTAGAAATCGCAACGGATAAAGTGGACTCAGAAGTTCCGTCACCAGTGGCTGGAAAACTGATCCAACAATTATATAAGGAAGATGATGTTGTTCAGGTTGGCGCTGTAATTGCAATAATCGAGACGGATGCTGCTGAAAGTAAAGCTGCTGAAAAGCAGGAGCAGCCAGTGGTAGCTGAACAGGCTCCTGCGGCTGAGCCGGTAGTCAACATTCCGGGAACTGAACAGTTGAATGATACACCGGTAAATTCTGCGCAGCATAGCAGTGAACCGGATCGCTTTTATTCTCCTTTAGTAAAAAGCATAGCTGCTCAGGAGCAGATTAGCGTAGCTGAGCTTGATGATATTGCTGGTAGTGGTGCTGATGGCCGCTTAACTAAGGATGATCTGTTAAATTATATTCAGAATGGGCG
The sequence above is drawn from the Pedobacter cryoconitis genome and encodes:
- a CDS encoding competence/damage-inducible protein A gives rise to the protein MLAEIITIGDEILIGQIVDTNSAWMAKQLNAAGIKVKQITSVSDDAEHIIEALGQAEQRAKIILITGGLGPTKDDITKYTLAKYFNMGMRRDAGVLAQVEEIFRRFNRPMIESNIKQADVPDGCTVIPNKNGTAPCMWFEREGTIFVSMPGVPFEMMYLMDEEILPRLKQAFELPFIYHKTILTANLGESFLAQQIEEIEDSLPPSIKLAYLPKLGQVRLRLSTSGTDEAQLKQEVEVYAQRIIAKIKPYIVAEDDIAIEKAILDLMDKRGLTLSTAESCTGGYIAQLITQHPGCSSVYAGGAVVYSYELKQSVLGVKADTLAKYGAVSEQTVKEMAAGAITHFNTDYSVAVSGIAGPDGGTVDKPVGTVWIAVANKNGVVAKLFTFGSKRAQNIERSAIAALTMILNLLKEDNN